A genomic stretch from Anomalospiza imberbis isolate Cuckoo-Finch-1a 21T00152 chromosome 9, ASM3175350v1, whole genome shotgun sequence includes:
- the B4GALT2 gene encoding beta-1,4-galactosyltransferase 2 yields MTRLLLGVTLERICKAVLLLCLLHFVIIMILYFDVYAQHLDFFSRFNARNASRAHPFSNSSRSNGTVPSYGPAGAEAPSPSTKPSTNQSATEKPLQPCQETPPGLVGRLLIEFSSPMSMERVQRENPDVHQGGKYTPPDCLPRQKVAILIPFRHREHHLKYWLHYLHPILRRQKVAYGIYIINQFGEDTFNRAKLLNVGFMEALKDDEEYDCFIFSDVDLIPMDDRNLYRCYEQPRHFAVGMDKFGFRLPYAGYFGGVSGLSKSQFLKINGFPNEYWGWGGEDDDIFNRISLNGMKVSRPDIRIGRYRMIKHERDKHNEPNPQRFTKIQNTKMTMKRDGISSLQYRLVEISRQPMYTNITVEIGRPPPRLARG; encoded by the exons ATGACCAGGCTGCTCTTGGGGGTGACCCTGGAAAGGATTTGCAAggccgtgctgctgctctgcctgctccactTCGTCATCATCATGATCCTCTATTTTGACGTCTACGCGCAGCACCTGGACTTCTTCAGCCGTTTCAACGCCAGGAACGCCTCGCGCGCCCACCCCTTCTCCAACTCTTCCCGCTCCAACGGCACTGTTCCCAGCTACGGGCCAGCCGGTGCTGAGGCCCCATCCCCCAGCACCAAGCCCAGCACCAACCAATCCGCCACTGAGAAGCCCttgcagccctgccaggagaCACCTCCTGGTTTAG TTGGTCGCCTGCTCATCGAGTTCAGCTCTCCCATGAGCATGGAGCGAGTGCAGCGGGAGAACCCTGATGTGCACCAGGGTGGCAAGTACACCCCCCCGGACTGCCTGCCCCGGCAGAAGGTGGCCATCCTCATCCCCTTCCGGCACCGCGAGCACCACCTCAAGTACTGGCTGCACTACCTGCACCCCATCCTGCGCCGGCAGAAGGTGGCTTATGGTATCTACATCATCAACCAG TTCGGTGAAGACACCTTCAACCGGGCCAAGCTGCTCAACGTGGGATTCATGGAGGCACTCAAGGACGACGAGGAGTATGACTGCTTCATTTTCAGCGACGTGGATCTCATCCCCATGGACGATCGCAACCTCTATCGCTGCTACGAGCAGCCACGGCACTTTGCTGTTGGCATGGACAAGTTTGGGTTCAG GCTGCCCTATGCTGGCTACTTTGGCGGTGTCTCTGGGCTGAGCAAGTCCCAGTTCCTGAAGATCAATGGCTTTCCCAATGAGTactggggctggggaggagaggaCGATGACATCTTTAATCG CATATCCCTGAATGGCATGAAGGTGTCGAGGCCCGACATCCGCATTGGGAGGTACCGCATGATCAAGCATGAACGTGACAAACACAATGAGCCCAACCCGCAGAG ATTCACCAAGATCCAGAACACCAAAATGACGATGAAGCGGGATGGGATCAGCTCGCTGCAGTACCGGCTGGTGGAGATCTCCCGCCAGCCCATGTACACCAACATCACAGTGGAGATCGGCAGGCCACCGCCCCGCCTGGCCCGCGGCTAG
- the SLC6A9 gene encoding sodium- and chloride-dependent glycine transporter 1 isoform X2 — MKLGTHGAVQPGPPDGSCEQPGPLGPSQQNGAVPGEQGKQEKSVKRGNWGNQIEFVLTSVGYAVGLGNVWRFPYLCYRNGGGAFMFPYFIMLVFCGIPLFFMELSFGQFASQGCLGVWRVSPMFKGVGYGMMVVSTYIGIYYNVVICIAFYYFFVSMTRVLPWTYCSNPWNTPDCVGVLDGNLSSRAALNITQLLNTTQKRTSPSEEYWRRYVLNLSDDIGNLGEVRLPLLGCLGVSWVVVFLCLIKGVKSSGKVVYFTATFPYVVLTILFVRGITLEGAVTGIMYYLTPQWDKILNAKVWGDAASQIFYSLGCAWGGLITMASYNKFNNNCYRDSIIISITNCATSVYAGFVIFSILGFMANHLGVDVSKVADHGPGLAFVAYPEALTLLPISPLWSILFFFMLILLGLGTQFCLLETLVTAIVDEVGNEWIIRKKTFVTLGVAVAGFLLGVPLTTQAGIYWLLLMDNYAASFSLVVISCIMCVAIMYIYGHRNYFKDIEMMLGFPPPLFFQICWRFISPAIIFFILVFTVIQYRPISYNEYVYPTWAISIGFLMALSSVICIPIYAIYKVCRSEGDTLLERLKNATKASKDWGPALPEHRSGRYAPAFSPSTESHLEVQPLQPEKGQSEAADASPVQGSNGSAHSQDSRL, encoded by the exons ATGAAGCTGGGGACTCACGGAGCCGTCCAGCCTGGGCCCCCGGATGGCAGCTGCGAGCAGCCAGGCCCCCTCGGACCCTCTCAGCAG AATGGCGCTGTGCCCGGGGAGCAGGGCAAGCAGGAGAAGAGCGTCAAGCGTGGCAACTGGGGCAACCAGATCGAGTTTGTGTTGACCAGCGTGGGCTATGCCGTGGGCCTAGGCAACGTCTGGCGCTTCCCATACCTCTGCTACCGCAATGGGGGAG GTGCCTTCATGTTCCCCTACTTTATCATGCTCGTGTTCTGCGGCATCCCCCTGTTCTTCATGGAGCTCTCCTTTGGGCAGTTTGCCAGCCAGGGTTGCCTTGGCGTCTGGAGGGTCAGCCCCATGTTCAAAG GCGTGGGCTACGGGATGATGGTGGTGTCCACATACATCGGGATCTACTACAACGTGGTGATCTGTATTGCCTTCTACTACTTCTTTGTGTCCATGACGCGCGTGCTGCCCTGGACGTACTGCAGCAACCCCTGGAACACGCCCGACTGCGTGGGGGTGCTGGACGGGAACCTCTCCAGCCGTGCTGCTCTCAACATCACCCAGCTCCTCAACACCACCCAGAAGCGCACCAGCCCCAGCGAGGAGTACTGGAG GAGGTATGTGCTGAACCTCTCGGATGACATCGGGAACCTGGGCGAGGTTCGGCTGCCCCTCCTGGGCTGCCTTGGTGTCTCCTGGGTCGTTGTCTTCCTCTGCCTCATCAAGGGCGTGAAATCCTCGGGGAAG GTGGTGTATTTCACGGCCACCTTCCCCTATGTGGTGCTCACCATCCTCTTCGTGCGCGGCATCACGCTGGAGGGGGCCGTCACTGGCATCATGTACTACCTGACGCCCCAGTGGGACAAGATCCTCAATGCCAAG GTGTGGGGTGACGCGGCCTCACAGATCTTCTACTCGCTGGGCTGTGCTTGGGGCGGGCTCATCACCATGGCTTCCTACAACAAGTTCAACAACAACTGCTACCG GGACAGCATCATCATCAGCATCACCAACTGTGCTACCAGCGTCTATGCTGGCTTCGTCATCTTCTCCATCCTGGGCTTCATGGCCAACCACCTGGGTGTGGATGTCTCCAAGGTGGCTGACCACGGGCCAGGCCTGGCCTTCGTCGCCTACCCTGAAGCCCTCACCTTGCTCCCAATCTCACCGCTGTGGTCCATTCTCTTCTTCTTTATGCTCATCCTCCTGGGGCTGGGTACACAG TTCTGCCTGCTGGAGACTCTGGTCACGGCCATTGTGGATGAGGTGGGCAATGAGTGGATCATCCGCAAAAAGACCTTCGTAAcgctgggagtggctgtggctGGCTTCCTACTGGGCGTCCCGCTCACTACACAG GCGGGCATCTACTGGCTCCTGCTAATGGACAACTACGCCGCCAGCTTCTCCCTGGTGGTCATCTCCTGCATCATGTGTGTGGCCATCATGTACATCTATG GACACCGCAACTACTTCAAGGACATTGAGATGATGCTGGGCTTTCCTCCTCCACTCTTCTTCCAGATCTGCTGGCGCTTCATCTCACCTGCCATCATATTT TTCATCCTGGTCTTCACAGTGATCCAGTACCGGCCCATCTCCTACAATGAGTATGTCTACCCTACTTGGGCCATCAGCATTGGCTTCCTCATGGCGCTCTCTTCTGTCATCTGCATCCCCATCTACGCCATCTACAAAGTGTGCCGTTCTGAGGGGGACACACTGCTTGAG CGCTTGAAAAATGCTACCAAGGCAAGCAAGGActggggcccagctctgccagagcaCCGCAGCGGGCGCTACGCCCCGGCGTTCAGCCCTTCCACCGAGTCCCACCTGGAggtgcagcccctgcagccagAGAAGGGCCAGAGTGAGGCGGCGGATGCATCCCCCGTGCAGGGCAGTAATGGCTCAGCCCACAGCCAGGACTCCAGACTGTGA
- the SLC6A9 gene encoding sodium- and chloride-dependent glycine transporter 1 isoform X1, whose protein sequence is MKLGTHGAVQPGPPDGSCEQPGPLGPSQQVSGQNGAVPGEQGKQEKSVKRGNWGNQIEFVLTSVGYAVGLGNVWRFPYLCYRNGGGAFMFPYFIMLVFCGIPLFFMELSFGQFASQGCLGVWRVSPMFKGVGYGMMVVSTYIGIYYNVVICIAFYYFFVSMTRVLPWTYCSNPWNTPDCVGVLDGNLSSRAALNITQLLNTTQKRTSPSEEYWRRYVLNLSDDIGNLGEVRLPLLGCLGVSWVVVFLCLIKGVKSSGKVVYFTATFPYVVLTILFVRGITLEGAVTGIMYYLTPQWDKILNAKVWGDAASQIFYSLGCAWGGLITMASYNKFNNNCYRDSIIISITNCATSVYAGFVIFSILGFMANHLGVDVSKVADHGPGLAFVAYPEALTLLPISPLWSILFFFMLILLGLGTQFCLLETLVTAIVDEVGNEWIIRKKTFVTLGVAVAGFLLGVPLTTQAGIYWLLLMDNYAASFSLVVISCIMCVAIMYIYGHRNYFKDIEMMLGFPPPLFFQICWRFISPAIIFFILVFTVIQYRPISYNEYVYPTWAISIGFLMALSSVICIPIYAIYKVCRSEGDTLLERLKNATKASKDWGPALPEHRSGRYAPAFSPSTESHLEVQPLQPEKGQSEAADASPVQGSNGSAHSQDSRL, encoded by the exons ATGAAGCTGGGGACTCACGGAGCCGTCCAGCCTGGGCCCCCGGATGGCAGCTGCGAGCAGCCAGGCCCCCTCGGACCCTCTCAGCAGGTCAGTGGGCAG AATGGCGCTGTGCCCGGGGAGCAGGGCAAGCAGGAGAAGAGCGTCAAGCGTGGCAACTGGGGCAACCAGATCGAGTTTGTGTTGACCAGCGTGGGCTATGCCGTGGGCCTAGGCAACGTCTGGCGCTTCCCATACCTCTGCTACCGCAATGGGGGAG GTGCCTTCATGTTCCCCTACTTTATCATGCTCGTGTTCTGCGGCATCCCCCTGTTCTTCATGGAGCTCTCCTTTGGGCAGTTTGCCAGCCAGGGTTGCCTTGGCGTCTGGAGGGTCAGCCCCATGTTCAAAG GCGTGGGCTACGGGATGATGGTGGTGTCCACATACATCGGGATCTACTACAACGTGGTGATCTGTATTGCCTTCTACTACTTCTTTGTGTCCATGACGCGCGTGCTGCCCTGGACGTACTGCAGCAACCCCTGGAACACGCCCGACTGCGTGGGGGTGCTGGACGGGAACCTCTCCAGCCGTGCTGCTCTCAACATCACCCAGCTCCTCAACACCACCCAGAAGCGCACCAGCCCCAGCGAGGAGTACTGGAG GAGGTATGTGCTGAACCTCTCGGATGACATCGGGAACCTGGGCGAGGTTCGGCTGCCCCTCCTGGGCTGCCTTGGTGTCTCCTGGGTCGTTGTCTTCCTCTGCCTCATCAAGGGCGTGAAATCCTCGGGGAAG GTGGTGTATTTCACGGCCACCTTCCCCTATGTGGTGCTCACCATCCTCTTCGTGCGCGGCATCACGCTGGAGGGGGCCGTCACTGGCATCATGTACTACCTGACGCCCCAGTGGGACAAGATCCTCAATGCCAAG GTGTGGGGTGACGCGGCCTCACAGATCTTCTACTCGCTGGGCTGTGCTTGGGGCGGGCTCATCACCATGGCTTCCTACAACAAGTTCAACAACAACTGCTACCG GGACAGCATCATCATCAGCATCACCAACTGTGCTACCAGCGTCTATGCTGGCTTCGTCATCTTCTCCATCCTGGGCTTCATGGCCAACCACCTGGGTGTGGATGTCTCCAAGGTGGCTGACCACGGGCCAGGCCTGGCCTTCGTCGCCTACCCTGAAGCCCTCACCTTGCTCCCAATCTCACCGCTGTGGTCCATTCTCTTCTTCTTTATGCTCATCCTCCTGGGGCTGGGTACACAG TTCTGCCTGCTGGAGACTCTGGTCACGGCCATTGTGGATGAGGTGGGCAATGAGTGGATCATCCGCAAAAAGACCTTCGTAAcgctgggagtggctgtggctGGCTTCCTACTGGGCGTCCCGCTCACTACACAG GCGGGCATCTACTGGCTCCTGCTAATGGACAACTACGCCGCCAGCTTCTCCCTGGTGGTCATCTCCTGCATCATGTGTGTGGCCATCATGTACATCTATG GACACCGCAACTACTTCAAGGACATTGAGATGATGCTGGGCTTTCCTCCTCCACTCTTCTTCCAGATCTGCTGGCGCTTCATCTCACCTGCCATCATATTT TTCATCCTGGTCTTCACAGTGATCCAGTACCGGCCCATCTCCTACAATGAGTATGTCTACCCTACTTGGGCCATCAGCATTGGCTTCCTCATGGCGCTCTCTTCTGTCATCTGCATCCCCATCTACGCCATCTACAAAGTGTGCCGTTCTGAGGGGGACACACTGCTTGAG CGCTTGAAAAATGCTACCAAGGCAAGCAAGGActggggcccagctctgccagagcaCCGCAGCGGGCGCTACGCCCCGGCGTTCAGCCCTTCCACCGAGTCCCACCTGGAggtgcagcccctgcagccagAGAAGGGCCAGAGTGAGGCGGCGGATGCATCCCCCGTGCAGGGCAGTAATGGCTCAGCCCACAGCCAGGACTCCAGACTGTGA
- the SLC6A9 gene encoding sodium- and chloride-dependent glycine transporter 1 isoform X3: MADKCSEGLLNGAVPGEQGKQEKSVKRGNWGNQIEFVLTSVGYAVGLGNVWRFPYLCYRNGGGAFMFPYFIMLVFCGIPLFFMELSFGQFASQGCLGVWRVSPMFKGVGYGMMVVSTYIGIYYNVVICIAFYYFFVSMTRVLPWTYCSNPWNTPDCVGVLDGNLSSRAALNITQLLNTTQKRTSPSEEYWRRYVLNLSDDIGNLGEVRLPLLGCLGVSWVVVFLCLIKGVKSSGKVVYFTATFPYVVLTILFVRGITLEGAVTGIMYYLTPQWDKILNAKVWGDAASQIFYSLGCAWGGLITMASYNKFNNNCYRDSIIISITNCATSVYAGFVIFSILGFMANHLGVDVSKVADHGPGLAFVAYPEALTLLPISPLWSILFFFMLILLGLGTQFCLLETLVTAIVDEVGNEWIIRKKTFVTLGVAVAGFLLGVPLTTQAGIYWLLLMDNYAASFSLVVISCIMCVAIMYIYGHRNYFKDIEMMLGFPPPLFFQICWRFISPAIIFFILVFTVIQYRPISYNEYVYPTWAISIGFLMALSSVICIPIYAIYKVCRSEGDTLLERLKNATKASKDWGPALPEHRSGRYAPAFSPSTESHLEVQPLQPEKGQSEAADASPVQGSNGSAHSQDSRL, translated from the exons ATGGCCGATAAGTGCAGCGAGGGGCTGCTG AATGGCGCTGTGCCCGGGGAGCAGGGCAAGCAGGAGAAGAGCGTCAAGCGTGGCAACTGGGGCAACCAGATCGAGTTTGTGTTGACCAGCGTGGGCTATGCCGTGGGCCTAGGCAACGTCTGGCGCTTCCCATACCTCTGCTACCGCAATGGGGGAG GTGCCTTCATGTTCCCCTACTTTATCATGCTCGTGTTCTGCGGCATCCCCCTGTTCTTCATGGAGCTCTCCTTTGGGCAGTTTGCCAGCCAGGGTTGCCTTGGCGTCTGGAGGGTCAGCCCCATGTTCAAAG GCGTGGGCTACGGGATGATGGTGGTGTCCACATACATCGGGATCTACTACAACGTGGTGATCTGTATTGCCTTCTACTACTTCTTTGTGTCCATGACGCGCGTGCTGCCCTGGACGTACTGCAGCAACCCCTGGAACACGCCCGACTGCGTGGGGGTGCTGGACGGGAACCTCTCCAGCCGTGCTGCTCTCAACATCACCCAGCTCCTCAACACCACCCAGAAGCGCACCAGCCCCAGCGAGGAGTACTGGAG GAGGTATGTGCTGAACCTCTCGGATGACATCGGGAACCTGGGCGAGGTTCGGCTGCCCCTCCTGGGCTGCCTTGGTGTCTCCTGGGTCGTTGTCTTCCTCTGCCTCATCAAGGGCGTGAAATCCTCGGGGAAG GTGGTGTATTTCACGGCCACCTTCCCCTATGTGGTGCTCACCATCCTCTTCGTGCGCGGCATCACGCTGGAGGGGGCCGTCACTGGCATCATGTACTACCTGACGCCCCAGTGGGACAAGATCCTCAATGCCAAG GTGTGGGGTGACGCGGCCTCACAGATCTTCTACTCGCTGGGCTGTGCTTGGGGCGGGCTCATCACCATGGCTTCCTACAACAAGTTCAACAACAACTGCTACCG GGACAGCATCATCATCAGCATCACCAACTGTGCTACCAGCGTCTATGCTGGCTTCGTCATCTTCTCCATCCTGGGCTTCATGGCCAACCACCTGGGTGTGGATGTCTCCAAGGTGGCTGACCACGGGCCAGGCCTGGCCTTCGTCGCCTACCCTGAAGCCCTCACCTTGCTCCCAATCTCACCGCTGTGGTCCATTCTCTTCTTCTTTATGCTCATCCTCCTGGGGCTGGGTACACAG TTCTGCCTGCTGGAGACTCTGGTCACGGCCATTGTGGATGAGGTGGGCAATGAGTGGATCATCCGCAAAAAGACCTTCGTAAcgctgggagtggctgtggctGGCTTCCTACTGGGCGTCCCGCTCACTACACAG GCGGGCATCTACTGGCTCCTGCTAATGGACAACTACGCCGCCAGCTTCTCCCTGGTGGTCATCTCCTGCATCATGTGTGTGGCCATCATGTACATCTATG GACACCGCAACTACTTCAAGGACATTGAGATGATGCTGGGCTTTCCTCCTCCACTCTTCTTCCAGATCTGCTGGCGCTTCATCTCACCTGCCATCATATTT TTCATCCTGGTCTTCACAGTGATCCAGTACCGGCCCATCTCCTACAATGAGTATGTCTACCCTACTTGGGCCATCAGCATTGGCTTCCTCATGGCGCTCTCTTCTGTCATCTGCATCCCCATCTACGCCATCTACAAAGTGTGCCGTTCTGAGGGGGACACACTGCTTGAG CGCTTGAAAAATGCTACCAAGGCAAGCAAGGActggggcccagctctgccagagcaCCGCAGCGGGCGCTACGCCCCGGCGTTCAGCCCTTCCACCGAGTCCCACCTGGAggtgcagcccctgcagccagAGAAGGGCCAGAGTGAGGCGGCGGATGCATCCCCCGTGCAGGGCAGTAATGGCTCAGCCCACAGCCAGGACTCCAGACTGTGA